One window of the Pseudomonas sp. S04 genome contains the following:
- a CDS encoding MFS transporter, translated as MPSASQAPRDIPEHSQQSVKQQWLAILSVAVGAFALVTSEFLPVGVLNDVASDLGISAGHAGLMVTLPGIMAALAAPLLSVGIGAMDRRYLLIGLTLIMIIANSVVAFASDFNLLLFGRVLLGISIGGFWATAIALSGRLAPKGVGVAQATSIIMVGVTLATVLGVPVGTWLSGLMGWRMTFLITALMGIPVLLAQVFLLPRLTPEKAIRISDLPALFVNPQARVGLIAVLLIGLAHFAAYTYVAPFFKHSAGFDGPTIGSLLLLFGVAGVMGNIFAGFAANRSVRHTLLLVALMIGTSTALFPHFATGMTGAAMLIALWGFAFGAFPACASIWMFVVAPKDVERGMPLFVALFQVIIALGSFFGGQIVDHLGSSVLLSLATALVGCGFVTVLVLGRNITNSLAAQPC; from the coding sequence ATGCCAAGCGCCAGCCAGGCCCCTCGCGACATCCCCGAACATAGCCAGCAAAGTGTCAAACAGCAGTGGTTGGCGATTCTCTCCGTCGCCGTAGGTGCATTCGCCCTGGTCACCAGTGAGTTTCTTCCGGTGGGCGTACTCAACGATGTCGCCAGCGACCTTGGCATCAGTGCCGGCCACGCCGGCCTGATGGTTACCCTGCCCGGCATCATGGCCGCCCTGGCCGCCCCCTTGCTGTCTGTGGGGATTGGCGCCATGGACCGTCGCTATCTACTGATCGGCCTGACGTTGATCATGATCATCGCCAACTCGGTCGTGGCCTTCGCCAGCGACTTCAACCTGCTGCTGTTCGGGCGCGTACTGCTGGGCATCAGTATCGGCGGCTTCTGGGCGACGGCCATCGCGCTCAGCGGCAGGCTGGCCCCCAAGGGCGTTGGCGTCGCCCAGGCCACCTCGATAATCATGGTCGGCGTGACCTTGGCCACCGTCCTTGGCGTGCCCGTAGGCACCTGGCTCAGCGGCCTGATGGGCTGGCGCATGACGTTCCTGATCACCGCGTTGATGGGTATTCCGGTGCTCCTGGCGCAGGTCTTCCTGCTGCCTCGCCTGACCCCGGAAAAGGCCATCCGCATCAGTGACCTGCCAGCCCTGTTCGTCAATCCACAAGCGCGCGTTGGCTTGATTGCGGTATTGCTGATCGGCCTGGCGCACTTTGCCGCCTACACCTACGTCGCCCCCTTCTTTAAACACAGTGCCGGCTTCGATGGGCCGACTATTGGCTCGTTGCTGCTGCTCTTTGGCGTGGCCGGGGTCATGGGTAATATTTTTGCCGGCTTCGCCGCCAACCGCAGCGTACGCCATACCCTATTGCTGGTCGCACTGATGATCGGCACCAGCACCGCCCTATTCCCCCACTTCGCCACCGGCATGACCGGCGCGGCGATGCTGATCGCGCTCTGGGGTTTCGCCTTCGGCGCCTTCCCGGCCTGCGCCAGTATCTGGATGTTCGTCGTAGCGCCCAAGGATGTCGAACGCGGGATGCCGCTATTCGTCGCCTTGTTCCAGGTGATTATTGCGCTGGGTTCGTTTTTCGGCGGGCAGATCGTCGACCACCTGGGCAGCTCGGTGCTGCTGAGCCTCGCCACGGCGCTGGTAGGTTGCGGTTTTGTCACGGTGCTGGTGCTGGGGCGGAACATCACCAATAGCCTGGCGGCCCAGCCCTGCTAA
- a CDS encoding mechanosensitive ion channel family protein, protein MRSRFLAQLIAVFLLFCSVFAFAQDSRATVEPASAELKIYNRSVMVFRAALYGEIPEIRVKRAKAAISEAMDESDDLNVTLDSIQNSYMVLLGSRRAFIVSPQDVDASQFESVRQAAESAADKLRQVVSETQEARSLHFIFRSLAAAALATGILIAALWGMAYLRRRLLRKLPDLMDRHTQALKVGRVQVIDANYLYPLVSRLLGLLRWLVVLLLTYEWLGFILSRFPYTRPWGESLNNYLLDVAGYLLEGIVGAIPGFGVAVAIFFIARGISAFSRRILRRMAVPGTFSWLNQETLHPTQRLTSLAIWLFALAMAYPYLPGAGTDAFKGLSVLIGLMISLGATSVVGQAAAGLILTYTRTLRPGEFVRIGDYEGTVTELGMFTTSIRTGLGEVLTLPNSMITATVTKNYSRTVQGPGYVVDTVVTIGYDTPWRQVEAMLLEAARRTPGVLEDPPAQVFQTALSDFYPEYRLVAQAIPSQPRPRAVLLSLLHANIQDVFNEYSVQIMSPHYLGDPSEEKRVPKDKWFTAPAQQSKEL, encoded by the coding sequence ATGCGGAGCAGGTTTCTCGCGCAATTGATTGCTGTTTTCTTGTTGTTTTGCTCAGTTTTCGCGTTCGCGCAGGACTCTCGCGCAACGGTAGAACCTGCTTCCGCGGAACTGAAAATCTACAACCGCAGCGTCATGGTTTTCCGCGCCGCGTTATACGGTGAAATACCGGAAATACGGGTCAAGCGTGCGAAAGCGGCGATCAGTGAGGCAATGGATGAGTCAGACGATCTGAATGTCACCCTCGACTCCATTCAGAACAGTTATATGGTGCTGCTGGGCTCCAGGCGCGCGTTTATTGTTTCTCCCCAGGATGTCGATGCCAGCCAATTTGAATCAGTGCGCCAGGCCGCAGAAAGCGCCGCCGACAAACTGCGCCAGGTGGTTAGCGAAACCCAGGAAGCCCGCAGCCTGCATTTCATTTTCAGGTCACTGGCAGCTGCAGCCCTTGCCACCGGTATTCTGATTGCCGCGCTCTGGGGCATGGCGTATCTGCGCCGCAGATTGCTGAGGAAACTGCCGGACTTGATGGATCGGCATACACAGGCGCTGAAAGTCGGACGTGTACAGGTAATAGATGCCAATTACCTGTATCCGCTGGTCAGTCGTTTACTCGGGTTACTGCGCTGGCTCGTCGTGCTGTTGCTCACGTATGAATGGCTTGGCTTTATTTTGTCGCGGTTTCCCTATACCCGGCCCTGGGGCGAAAGCCTCAACAACTATCTGTTGGACGTCGCGGGATATCTACTCGAAGGGATCGTCGGTGCAATTCCTGGTTTCGGCGTCGCAGTCGCAATCTTTTTCATTGCCCGTGGTATCTCAGCTTTCAGTCGCCGGATCTTGCGCCGCATGGCGGTCCCCGGCACCTTCAGTTGGCTGAATCAAGAAACCCTGCACCCGACCCAGCGCTTGACCTCCCTGGCTATCTGGCTGTTTGCCTTGGCCATGGCTTATCCCTATTTGCCCGGCGCCGGTACAGATGCCTTTAAAGGTTTGTCGGTACTGATCGGTTTGATGATTTCCCTCGGTGCCACCAGTGTGGTCGGGCAGGCGGCGGCCGGATTGATCCTCACGTACACCCGAACCTTGCGTCCCGGGGAGTTCGTGCGCATTGGCGACTATGAAGGCACCGTCACAGAGCTGGGCATGTTCACGACTAGCATCCGAACAGGTCTGGGGGAGGTGTTGACGCTGCCCAATTCGATGATTACCGCCACCGTTACCAAGAACTACTCCCGTACCGTGCAAGGTCCTGGGTATGTGGTCGACACGGTCGTGACCATCGGTTACGACACGCCGTGGCGGCAGGTCGAGGCGATGTTGCTGGAGGCCGCCAGGCGCACCCCCGGTGTTCTCGAAGACCCTCCGGCGCAGGTGTTCCAGACCGCGTTGTCGGACTTCTATCCCGAGTATCGACTGGTGGCCCAGGCAATTCCGAGTCAACCTCGACCGCGGGCGGTATTGCTCAGCCTGTTGCACGCCAATATCCAGGACGTATTCAACGAGTACTCAGTGCAAATTATGTCGCCGCACTATCTCGGTGACCCCAGCGAAGAGAAGCGTGTACCCAAGGACAAATGGTTTACCGCACCCGCGCAACAATCGAAGGAACTGTGA
- a CDS encoding OmpP1/FadL family transporter yields MPACTLLALCCQQAWAGGILLYEVGTDNAGLANAGAAARAQGPSTIASNPAGMSYLSGTQITAGLQVLYGDLSFDRDAGSNVAGTGSGNALDPIPGGSFFISHELDDHWSVGFGQYGDFGLAVNYDNDWYGRYFAQNSSLLGLSLVPSVAYRFNEQWSVGVGVKAMYGMMQAQTAIDRAPFGFTDRADGQYKYKDGAWGYGANVGVIYAPQSGTRIGLTYTSKVDLDFEDRLDVKGDGRLLERINDTATKLDTSVPQTVTLSLFQQLDRQWALLASANWQDWSQFGEIGVQVDTTALGAQSKSVDAGFKDTWHLSLGAQYQATEQWLWNVGMAYDSSAVSDSKRSVIVPMGESWRIATGATYALNQDTDINVSWAMVWLGDMPVDQTKSISGHQVSGEYGDAWIQALSGNMTWRF; encoded by the coding sequence ATGCCCGCCTGCACACTCCTGGCACTGTGCTGCCAGCAAGCCTGGGCCGGCGGCATTCTGCTCTACGAAGTTGGCACCGATAATGCCGGCCTGGCCAACGCCGGTGCCGCTGCGCGCGCCCAGGGCCCATCGACCATCGCCAGTAACCCCGCGGGCATGAGTTACCTGTCAGGCACACAAATTACCGCAGGCCTGCAAGTGCTGTATGGCGACCTGAGCTTCGATCGCGACGCCGGTAGCAATGTCGCAGGAACCGGCAGCGGTAACGCTCTCGACCCGATTCCCGGTGGCAGTTTCTTTATCAGCCATGAACTCGACGACCACTGGAGCGTCGGCTTCGGCCAGTACGGTGACTTCGGCCTGGCGGTCAACTACGACAATGACTGGTACGGTCGCTACTTCGCGCAGAACTCCAGTCTGCTGGGTCTGTCCCTGGTACCCAGCGTTGCGTACCGATTTAATGAGCAATGGTCGGTGGGTGTTGGCGTCAAGGCCATGTACGGCATGATGCAGGCGCAAACCGCCATCGACCGCGCTCCCTTCGGCTTCACCGATCGTGCTGACGGTCAGTACAAATACAAGGACGGGGCCTGGGGTTATGGCGCCAATGTCGGGGTAATCTACGCCCCGCAATCCGGCACGCGTATTGGCCTGACCTACACCAGTAAAGTCGATCTGGACTTCGAAGACCGGCTGGATGTGAAAGGCGACGGGCGTCTGCTGGAGCGCATCAACGACACCGCCACCAAACTCGACACCAGCGTGCCGCAGACCGTGACCCTCAGCCTGTTCCAGCAATTGGACCGGCAATGGGCTTTGCTGGCCTCGGCTAATTGGCAGGATTGGTCGCAGTTCGGTGAGATCGGTGTACAGGTCGACACCACGGCGTTGGGCGCACAGTCGAAATCAGTCGATGCCGGGTTCAAGGACACTTGGCACCTGTCCCTGGGCGCGCAGTACCAGGCTACCGAGCAATGGCTGTGGAATGTTGGTATGGCCTACGACAGCAGCGCCGTCTCCGACAGCAAACGCAGCGTGATTGTACCCATGGGCGAATCCTGGCGCATCGCCACAGGCGCAACCTATGCGCTTAATCAAGACACCGACATCAACGTCAGTTGGGCCATGGTCTGGCTAGGCGATATGCCTGTGGACCAGACCAAGTCGATCTCGGGTCATCAAGTCTCCGGGGAGTACGGCGACGCCTGGATCCAAGCCCTCAGCGGCAACATGACCTGGCGATTCTGA
- a CDS encoding arylsulfatase, with amino-acid sequence MKRLSHRTKFYLACSLLIALNVAHAAQTEKPNILFIVSDDTGYGDLGPYGGGVGRGMPTPSIDELAAQGTTFFSFYAQPSCTPGRAAMQTGRIPNRSGMTTVAFQGQGGGLPAAEWTLASVLKTGGYDTYFTGKWHLGEADYAMPNAQGYDVMKYVGLYHLNAYTYADPEWFPDMDPETRAMFANVTKGALSGKAGEKPVEEFKINGEYVDTPVIDGKPGVVGIPYFDGYVEKAAMEFLDTAAKSDKPFFINVNFMKVHQPNLPAPEFVHKSISKSKYADSVVELDTRIGRIMDKLKALGMDKNTLVVYTTDNGAWQDVYPDAGYTPFRGTKGTVREGGNRVPAIMVWPEKIKPAMKNHDIIGGLDLMATFASVAGIKLPEKDREGQPIMFDSYDMTPVLLGTGPSPRKEWFYFTENELSPGAARVGNFKAVFNLRGDDGAQTGGLAVDSNQGWKGASKYVATVPQVFDLLQDPQERYDIFMNNFTERTWSMVPISIAISNLMKTYVQYPPRKMQSMTYDGPIELSKYQKFQSVREELQKEGIHLPMPAGN; translated from the coding sequence ATGAAACGGCTCTCACATCGTACCAAGTTCTACCTTGCGTGCTCATTGCTCATCGCCCTCAACGTTGCCCATGCAGCCCAGACCGAAAAACCCAATATCCTGTTCATAGTCTCCGACGATACCGGCTACGGTGACCTCGGCCCTTATGGCGGCGGTGTAGGTCGCGGCATGCCGACACCGAGCATCGACGAACTTGCGGCGCAAGGCACCACTTTCTTTTCGTTCTATGCCCAACCCAGCTGCACTCCCGGCCGGGCAGCCATGCAGACCGGGCGCATTCCCAACCGCAGCGGCATGACCACTGTGGCATTTCAGGGCCAGGGTGGCGGTTTGCCGGCAGCCGAATGGACCCTTGCCTCCGTTCTCAAGACCGGTGGCTACGACACTTACTTCACCGGCAAGTGGCACCTGGGCGAAGCCGATTACGCCATGCCCAATGCCCAGGGCTACGACGTCATGAAGTACGTCGGCCTTTATCACCTCAACGCCTACACCTATGCCGATCCAGAATGGTTCCCGGACATGGACCCCGAGACCCGCGCCATGTTCGCCAATGTCACCAAGGGCGCGCTGTCCGGCAAGGCAGGTGAAAAACCGGTCGAGGAATTCAAGATCAACGGCGAGTATGTCGATACGCCGGTTATCGATGGAAAACCCGGTGTGGTCGGGATTCCCTACTTTGACGGATATGTCGAGAAAGCCGCCATGGAGTTTCTCGATACCGCCGCCAAGTCCGACAAGCCGTTTTTCATCAACGTCAACTTCATGAAAGTGCATCAGCCGAATTTGCCGGCACCGGAATTCGTACATAAGTCGATTTCCAAATCCAAGTACGCCGACTCGGTGGTGGAACTCGACACCCGGATTGGCCGCATCATGGACAAGCTCAAAGCGCTGGGCATGGATAAGAACACCCTGGTGGTTTACACCACCGACAACGGCGCTTGGCAGGACGTTTATCCGGATGCCGGCTATACGCCCTTCCGCGGCACCAAAGGCACGGTACGCGAAGGTGGCAACCGAGTACCGGCAATCATGGTATGGCCGGAAAAAATCAAACCTGCGATGAAAAACCACGACATCATCGGAGGCCTGGATCTGATGGCGACATTCGCGTCGGTGGCCGGCATTAAACTGCCGGAGAAAGACCGCGAAGGTCAGCCGATCATGTTCGACAGCTACGACATGACCCCGGTATTGCTGGGGACCGGCCCCTCACCCCGCAAGGAGTGGTTCTATTTCACGGAAAACGAACTGTCGCCCGGTGCCGCCCGTGTCGGCAACTTCAAGGCCGTTTTCAACCTGCGCGGCGATGACGGCGCCCAGACCGGTGGCCTGGCGGTCGACTCCAATCAGGGCTGGAAAGGCGCCAGCAAGTACGTGGCAACCGTACCGCAGGTCTTCGACTTGCTGCAGGACCCGCAGGAGCGCTATGACATCTTCATGAACAACTTTACCGAACGCACTTGGTCGATGGTTCCTATCAGCATCGCCATCAGCAACTTGATGAAGACCTACGTGCAATACCCGCCTCGCAAGATGCAAAGCATGACTTACGACGGACCGATCGAGCTGTCGAAATATCAAAAGTTCCAGTCGGTTCGAGAGGAACTGCAAAAAGAAGGCATTCACTTGCCGATGCCCGCCGGAAACTAG